In one Babylonia areolata isolate BAREFJ2019XMU chromosome 12, ASM4173473v1, whole genome shotgun sequence genomic region, the following are encoded:
- the LOC143288297 gene encoding uncharacterized protein LOC143288297 — protein MSELYSQLMEPTNAMNYFDEQYFGASSEAFQDAARTTEDVAVVGVKGQSLTSAQRGVQKSGTNIPPAEDWTKESSGQCAGTDSYSQPLSHTRHQADSFIDEVYFPMSTDSFSSSETLDHSSISENNRTCSAGEDNCQNSYSFIEEQYFSDQFPANTPAGINHPGQGGNPTETKDHLCEEEASPSSPIPCTHTDLPSDRTKHFNGNTDTGDGASRTNTTEPQSSGPVPNESRRQPPSRAETRQPSAHGEFSFFDQQYFESQPGELSALENTAINYGIQSQEVAWEHTLPDKHHHQPRRDIAQETADAHHHQPRRDTAQETADAHHHQPRRDIAQETADAHHHQPRRDTAQETADAHHHQPRRGIAQETADAHHHQPRRGIAQETADHLLKPGLRDGMQEPVAGWSSSRGEGVGADRGRRGEEGSAFHVAMELRKNLRFNSAPGGDVAGAGVGGSRVQMLKEQVPNVDHMTSAEVTQLLAGSLLFENDDFIAVNKPYGLPSHGGPGVRVSVGQLLQPLAERLHRGRHSLDGLHLVHRLDKDTTGVMLLARTAEVAWQLVGMFRRREVCKTYWAITKGLPQPPEGVIDIPLVRENVNGVYKTVVRPEQRVEGGAVKRRGGRGADSRAAVTQYRVLAHLHSMALLECRPLTGLQHQIRVHLAQALNCPVLGDHKYSHMDRLAPQKLFPEALQKLGLRQAQVRYLPLHLHAKALLLPEWRGHSNIFIAAPVPRFFLRNLKTLKIKIPPR, from the exons ATGAGTGAATTATATTCCCAGCTGATGGAACCTACAAATGCCATGAATTATTTTGATGAGCAGTATTTTGGAGCATCATCAGAGGCTTTTCAGGATGCTGCTAGAACTACCGAGGATGTGGCTGTTGTTGGTGTGAAAGgccagtcactgacttcagcaCAAAGGGGTGTGCAAAAGAGTGGCACCAACATCCCTCCTGCTGAAGACTGGACGAAGGAGAGTAGCGGTCAGTGTGCCGGTACTGACAGCTATTCCCAGCCACTGAGTCACACACGACACCAAGCAGACAGTTTCATAGATGAGGTGTATTTCCCAATGTCAACAGATTCGTTTAGTTCCTCGGAGACCCTGGATCACAGTAGCATTAGTGAGAATAACAGAACTTGTTCTGCAGGTGAGGATAACTGTCAAAactcttattcatttattgaagAGCAATATTTTTCTGACCAGTTTCCAGCAAACACCCCAGCTGGAATAAATCACCCAGGACAGGGAGGAAATCCAACAGAAACTAAAGACCACCTGTGTGAGGAGGAAGCCTCACCATCCTCACccatcccatgcacacacacagatttacccTCTGACCGCACCAAGCATTTCAATGGAAACACTGACACAGGTGATGGCGCCAGcagaacaaacacaacagaacCCCAGTCCTCTGGCCCAGTGCCAAACGAAAGCAGAAGACAACCACCATCAAGGGCGGAAACCAGGCAGCCATCAGCCCACGGGGAGTTCAGCTTTTTTGACCAGCAGTACTTTGAAAGTCAGCCAGGTGAGCTCTCTGCTCTGGAGAACACCGCCATAAACTATGGAATTCAAAGCCAAGAAGTAGCATGGGAACACACCTTGCCTGATAAACATCACCATCAGCCAAGAAGGGACATTGCCCAGGAAACAGCTGATGCACATCACCATCAGCCAAGAAGGGACACTGCCCAGGAAACAGCTGATGCACATCACCATCAGCCAAGAAGGGACATTGCCCAGGAAACAGCTGATGCACATCACCATCAGCCAAGAAGGGACACTGCCCAGGAAACAGCTGATGCACATCACCATCAGCCAAGAAGGGGCATTGCCCAGGAAACAGCTGATGCACATCACCATCAGCCAAGAAGGGGCATTGCCCAGGAAACAGCTGATCATCTGCTAAAGCCAGGCTTGAGGGATGGGATGCAAGAACCAGTGGCAGG GTGGAGCTCTagcagaggggaaggggtgggggcagacagaggcaggaggggggaggagggcagtgCCTTCCATGTTGCCATGGAGCTTCGCAAAAACCTCCGCTTCAACTCGGCACCTG gtggggATGTGGCCGGGGCAGGTGTGGGGGGCAGCAGAGTGCAGATGCTGAAGGAGCAGGTGCCCAATGTGGATCACATGACCTCTGCAGAGGTCACCCAGCTTCTGGCCGGCAGTCTGCTCTTTGAAAATG ATGACTTCATTGCTGTGAACAAACCCTATGGCCTGCCATcccatg GAGGTCCAGGCGTGAGGGTCAGTGTGGGACAACTCCTGCAGCCCCTGGCTGAGCGGCTGCACAGGGGGCGCCACAGTCTGGACGGACTGCACCTGGTTCATCGCCTGGACAAGGACACCACCGGGGTCATGCTCTTGGCCAG GACGGCGGAAGTGGCCTGGCAGTTGGTGGGGATGTTCCGGCGCCGTGAGGTCTGCAAGACATACTGGGCCATCACCAAGGGCCTTCCCCAGCCCCCTGAAG GTGTGATCGACATACCTTTGGTGAGAGAGAATGTCAACGGGGTCTACAAG aCGGTGGTCAGGCCGGAGCAgcgtgtggaggggggtgcagtgaagaggagaggggggcggggcgctGACAGCCGGGCAGCCGTCACACAGTACAGGGTACTGGCTCACCTGCACAGCATGGCACTGCTGGAGTGCAGGCCCCTGACAGGCCTCCAG caCCAGATCCGAGTCCACCTGGCCCAGGCCCTGAACTGTCCCGTGCTGGGTGACCACAAGTATTCCCACATGGACAGACTGGCTCCTCAG AAACTGTTCCCAGAGGCTCTGCAGAAGCTGGGGCTGCGACAAGCCCAGGTGCGTTACCTCCCCTTACACCTGCACGCCAAGGCACTGCTGCTTCCTGAGTGGAGAGGTCACTCCAACATCTTCATCGCCGCTCCTGTGCCCAG GTTCTTCCTGCGAAATCTCAAGACTCTCAAGATCAAAATACCTCCGCGCTAG